The stretch of DNA GATCTTGTGGCCGCGCCGCGCAAGGGCGGCGGCGGCCTGCATCAGCAGCGTCGATTTGCCGATGCCGGGATCGCCGCCGATCAGCACCGCCGAACCGCGCACGAAACCGCCGCCGAGCGCCCGGTCGAGCTCCGACATGGCGGTATGGATACGCGGTGCCTCTTCGATCTCGCCGGAGAGTGCCGTCAGCGCCACTGGTCGGCCCTTCTTCGGCGTCTTGCCAGGACCGGAGCCGATCCCGCCCATCGGGTCTTCCTCGACGATGGTGTTCCACTCGCCGCAGTTCTCGCATTTGCCGGCCCAGCGGTTATGAACCGTGCCGCAACTCTGGCAGATGAATTGTGTCCTGGCCTTCGCCATCAATTACTCTTTCAGTCCGGGTTCGCGAGCGACGCGACGCGCCGCTTCATCGAATCATTGTCGTGCTTGAGATAATGGCTATCGCAACGGATCAAAACTAATGATTTCCCCATCAGCGCACCCATGCCTATCCTTTGCTCCTCATTCGGAACGGTGGAAAATGTTCGATTATTCGTTTGCGCACTGGCTTGCATTTCTGTCGGCGGCGGTTCTGCTCAATCTCTCGCCCGGTCCCGACATCGCTTTCATCCTCGGTCACACGATGAAAAGCGGAAAACGTGCCGGTTTTTCCGCGCTGTTCGGCGTCTGGTCCGGCGCCTGCCTGCATGTGCTGATGGCCGCACTCGGCCTCTCGGCCATACTTGCCGCTTCCGCCGTCGCCTTCTCGACAGTCAAATGGATCGGCGCCGCCTATCTCGTCTGGCTGGGCATTCAGGCTTTGCGCTCCGGTGGCGGCGATGGCCTGATAAAGGCTGCTGGTGAAAGTTTGCCGGTGGCAAGGATCTACCGGCAGGGAATTCTGGTGTCGCTGCTCAATCCCAAAGTGGCGATATTCTTCCTGGCCTTCCTGCCGCAGTTCGTCGTCGAAGGGGCAGGGCCGGCATGGGCGCAACTCATGCTGCATGGCGCGCTCATCATCGTCGTCGCTGCCTTC from Rhizobium leguminosarum bv. trifolii WSM1325 encodes:
- a CDS encoding Lysine exporter protein (LYSE/YGGA) (PFAM: Lysine exporter protein (LYSE/YGGA)~KEGG: ret:RHE_CH01431 LysE family amino acid efflux protein) → MFDYSFAHWLAFLSAAVLLNLSPGPDIAFILGHTMKSGKRAGFSALFGVWSGACLHVLMAALGLSAILAASAVAFSTVKWIGAAYLVWLGIQALRSGGGDGLIKAAGESLPVARIYRQGILVSLLNPKVAIFFLAFLPQFVVEGAGPAWAQLMLHGALIIVVAAFIEPPLVLLGGRLADAIRHNQKVGLWLDRGLGALFVALGVRLALSSR